The Meriones unguiculatus strain TT.TT164.6M chromosome 3, Bangor_MerUng_6.1, whole genome shotgun sequence genomic sequence caaaggcatggtggcaggaacagctTAGCGCTCACATGTAGAgtcacaagcagcaggcagagagagagagagggagagggagagagggggcacTAGGGATGGCAGAacgcttttgaaacctcaaagcttgcccccagtgacacatctTCTCCAACAAAGctgcacctcctaatccttcccaaacagttccaccaactggggaccaagtattcaagcgTGAGTCTATGGGGTCcgttctcattcaagccaccgcACCTTGACTGTTGTCACTTTTGCTTCCTGTCTCCTTGGTGCTTGGGTTTGATTGGGTGACGAGTCAAGTTGGTTTCCATTGCGTTAGCAGCTTCAGGGGAGATGGGTACAAGTCCTGAGCTCAGGGAACAGGCTTGGTGGCTCAGCACCCTCCTGGCTAGGTAAAGCCTGGCCTCTCAGCTGCtttgctgtggctgtgactggcCAAGTCTTACCCAGTCTGGGGGCCCCTTTGTGCTCTCTGAGCTCTGAGTCTCATTCCAGGGACCCCAGTCTCCCACTCAGGTTGGCTCCTTGCCTGCCTTACTCACATCCACCTCAAGGACATGGGACCCCTATAGACAGAAAGACAGTGGGACACACATCCTGTGAGAGCATTTGTTGATGTGATTCTACAATGTCAATCGGTTGGACATCCATGCTTAGGTTTGGGACTAAAAATCCTGTTCTCACCATGTCCCCAGAATAGGGTCCCATGGTGGAGACTGTCACAGATGCATCCAGATCCCCTTGGTACACTGGTTAACACCACACCCCAGAGATCATCAGAGTTCCTGGCTGTGGGGTCTTTGGGAGGAGGAGCTGTCCTGATGACAGAGCTATGAAGAGGCCTATGCGTCAGGGCCTGGCCAGGGAAGATGATGAAAGGATCACCAGGGAAGGGCACCCAGACAGAGGTGGCAGGAGTGGGCCAGAGATGGAGCATCCTCTGGCGAGTGGCAGGGGTGCCGTTTCTCCCGGGGGCTGTACCCTCACCTGTgccctgcctccccaccccccaggaacAGCACCACAAGCTTCAGGTAGAGCAATTCCTGACAGAGCACGGCAGTGAGTACCAGTCCGTGAAGCTAGTGGGTCCTGAGGAGCGCATGCCCAACGCGGAAGCCAGGAACATGGGCGCGTAAGTCGGACACAGGGTTCTCAGTCACGGGGTTCCTACATTGACGGTGGTGGATTGATGGCAGCAGACAGATGGGCCGTGGCATTGGGAGCAGCAGGCTGGGAATTCAGAAGGCCCTGTGGTCTCCAACATCATCCTGACCGTGTCTGGGTTTCAGGGCTCTCCTCTGTGAAATGAGGTAGTAGTCTCTGTCAGTTCAACTCGGGCACTCCCAGACAGTGTCATGTGGGTTTTGGAAGCAAattagggaaagaggaaagaaaggctgGAGGGCTAGAAGTAGATCAAGGCTGACAGAGAAACGACCTCcgactttttgttttattattaaaaatatggtAACTGGGTAAAAGTGCTCACCTCTGAGCCTGAGCACCCGGATGCGGGGGATAGATCCGActcctgaagttgtcctctgaccttcctctgtgtgctgtggtgcacacacacactaaaaaaaaaaaagaacaacaatgaAGACCCACGAGTCCATCGGTCTAaggctggggatgcagctcaaTAACAGAGGGCTTGCCTCGCCTGCTTGGTGACACTCCGTGTTTGATCCTCAGCGCCACATAAACTGgccatggtagtgcacacctgaaatctcaggcagaagggtcaggagttcaaagtcatcctcagttacatagcTGGCTCAAGGCCCTCTTGGGCTACAtgctgtttcaaaaaaataaaaaattcctctGTCTCAGTCTGGGACTGGCAAGCTTCATGTACAGGACTGGATAATAATCAGCTCTGCCAGTCAGGTCAGAGGGCCTATTGCCTTGCTGAGCTCTCTGCCCTTGTAGCATAAAGATGGCCACCAATGTATAATGAATGAGATTGTGTTCCAGAAAGATTTTATTTAGGGAAACTGAAATTGGACTTCCTCAAAGGAAGGcataattttcttttgattttcccGCCCTCTCCTAGtcataaaagaacagaaaaccattCTTAGCTTCTGGGTGGAACAGACCCGGCAGTGGGAAGCTTCACACTAGTTGAACAAAAGGGACATTTTAAGGAGGTTTTCTGGCAtatttgaggcaggctctcatgtagcccagtctggccttgaactcttgtgTATCcaaagctgcccttgaactttaGATTCTCCTGTCACATGCTGTGACTACAGGAGTGCACCATCATAGCCAGTggcacactttttattttttatttttacctgtGGGGTACTAGAGATAAACCCAGGACCTGATACATGCCAAGCCAGTTTTGCCACTGATGGACATCCCCAGCTCCCACTGGTGCTAGCTGCCAGTTTCTCTCAAGACAGGTAGTGTTGAGTCTCATCTGGTGGGCTGTGCTTCCCCCAGATCAGGCCTTTGCCATTGCCAGGTCCTTAATCTGAGAGTTCAGAAGCCTGGGGTCTAGGCATTAGAGTtgcaggggtggggagtggggggacCTTTGAGGTCCCAGCCTGCTCCTGAGTTCCCATGAATTCTAAGGCCCTTTTCCTGCTACATCatgaagccaaacaacaaggacaGATGTATCTTCTGGGGAAGCTCTGGGACCAGCCTGAGATGTTGTGATggcttctcccttcctctccccttcatCCTTTTTCCTCCCACAGAGACCTGTGCCGCCGGGACCAGACTTGCACCTACTACTTCAGTGTGGATGCTGACGTGGCTCTGACTGAGCCCAACAGTCTAAGGCTCCTGATTGAACAAAACAAGTAAGACTGTGGGTGGTCCCCTGAGCTAAGCCTGGTCAGAGTGGAAGCCCCTTgactttctccccttcttcttgGGCTTCCCAGCCTGACAGCTCCAAAGACTGACAGAATGGCACCCTGTGGGTTTGTCCCCAGCATAGGAGGGTTCAGGTTTCTGAGGAGCCAGGCCTGCCCTACCCCAGTGACAAGCATAGAGATCCCTGCATGCAAATCACAGGTTGCTGGGCCCCTCCACTCCCCATCCTTAGACTGGTCTGCCCCTGTCCCTTACTCAGGAATATCATTGCGCCACTCATGACCCGCCATGGGAGGCTCTGGTCCAACTTCTGGGGGGCACTGAGTGCTGATGGGTACTACGCCCGCTCAGAGGACTACGTGGACATTGTGCAGGGGCGGCGTGTGTGAGTACCCATTACCATCATCTCTTCTGGGTTTGTGGAACCTCCCTCCCTTGCATTCCTGTTCCAGTTGCTACTGAACCTCAAGCAAAGAGGACTAGAGTCAAAAAGACACATAGAAgaattcctgaaagttgtcttggGCTGCAGTGCCCAGGGTGGGAGGTAGAGATCAGCACTGTGGAGTTTAGGACTTAACTCAGCAGTACAGTGTTTGCAAGGTCCCcagcaccaaaacaaaacaagagaaaacagtCAGCTTAGAtctggcaagatggctccgtgAGGAAGGGCATCTTCTGCCAAGCTTGACAGTGTGAGTTCGATCCCTaagacctacatggtggaaggagaggccaggtcccaaaagttgtcctctgatctccacccatgtcctgtggctcatacatgtacatgcatgtatacaaaataaaattaaaaaacacatttaaaaaacaacagaTTAGCACCCTCAAATGAATACCTCCCCCCTCCAAATACCAGCTGTCACCTCAAGTTGAATAGGCTCAACtcctgatctgcctgcctcagtctcccaagttctgggattacagttatgtgccaccacacccattttatttataattttgataCAGCGTTTTCCCCCGTCTCCAGGCTGCCAGCCTCTGAGCCCTCCTGCTAGCCTGTGACCCTAATcatctcccctttctccctcagcGGCGTCTGGAATGTGCCTTACATCTCCAACATCTACCTGATCAAGGGCAGTGCCCTGAGGGCTGAGCTGCGGCACGTGGACCTGTTCCACCACAGCAAGCTGGATCCTGACATGAGTTTCTGCGCTAATGTCCGGCAGCAGGTCAGTGGGGCTTCCTTCGGGTCCTTGTGCCAGGGGTGTGGTCCTCCAACCTTGACCGGCACACTGGGCCATCTTGTCACTGTATGTCCAGGAGCTTCTGAGGCCCTGGGTGACAAGGCTGGTCTTCAGGCCTGCAGGGACCAGTTGTTTcactgtttatttgtattttttgtttgttgagttGATGCTTCAAGGTAGGGcatttgtttttgggttttgggttttggttttttgagacgggttctctgtgtagccttggctgtcctggacttgctttgtagatcaggctggtctggaactcacagagatcctcctgcctctgcctccttgagtgctgggattacaggcatgcaacaccTCATCCAGCAAGGTACTCCtaatactcctgcctcagcctcccaaattctAAGATTACAGAAGTGTGCCACCACAATTAGAGTATTTGTTATTTTGATACAGTTTAAAGAAAACTAAACCTCACACCTCAAAGTAGTCTGGGAAGTATGTCCAAGAGACATTCATATGTCTTCATGTCTCAACTCatgtcctttgtttttttttttgtttgtttgtgcgtgccagtgtgtgtatgcattgttttgaaacagggtcgtGATCTCTgcttttgcttcctgagtgctaggttaATATAAGCATGTGACCATGTGCTGTGAAACCTGGCTCCCACTGTACATTTCTTTGTGATCTTTTTCTAGTGTTGTGATCAACACTAGAGTCAGTATTGTGATCTCTTccccctgtgtgtgtatgtctgtctctgtgtatgggTGGCACAGGAATCTCATGGTGTGCGTGTGGAGATGAGGAACCTTCCTGGAGTTGATTTTCTCCTTCCGCCTTTACACGGGCCCCACGGCTTGCACTCGGGCTGTTGGGCTCTAATCATCTCACCAGGCCTGATTCGAGTGTTCTGAAGTGAGAGCATGGTTAGGATTTCCCCTGTGATAAGCGGGTCAGGATCACAGCCCTTGGCAGTGTTCTTGCCCCACAAGgcttgaggctctgggttcaatctccagtgccgaaagggagagagggtccttttctttttatattcagTCCTCCAGGAGGCCTCTGTCTGCATCCCCGGGATGGGGCTGTGCTGGGTGCCGGGCACACACACTGTATTCTCGGGTCCTTATCTTAGAAGGTTGAACCTGGTGATGGGGCACTGCACTGCCCCTTTCTGGGGCGTGTGGGGTGAGGAGGCCTTTCTGTCCACCAACTCTCCGCAGGACGTGTTCATGTTCCTGACCAACCGCCATACCTTTGGCCACCTGCTGTCCCTGGATAACTACCAGACCACCCACCTGCATAATGACCTCTGGGAGGTGTTCAGCAACCCTGAGGTGAGACCTGGGTGGGTTGATCTGGGCTGGAAGTCAAAGAGACTCCAGCTGGCTGATCTCGTCAACGGGGAGACTTTGTGACCTGTTCTCCACGTGTCCCCACTCACCTCCAGCGCTCTTCCAGCATGGATGGAGCCTGAGACACAGTGCCCTCTAGTGGAGCAGGGAGCTATGGCTTAATTGAGCCTTGTTAACCTCTGGGCATCGCTTGTTTTGGTTCTGAATTGGGACTTCCCTGGCTTGGCCTACCCCTGAGGGTGTTTTGATGTTCGGAGGAAGCAGTGGCTGTGACAGCATGTGACAGTATACCTAAAATGATAGGGTGTGTAGCTGCCAAGGGCATTTGTCCATGCCTagtcacagacacatacagagataCAAATGAACATTTAGGTGCAAATGTGAGATTTTGCGTATCCAGACAACACTCCCACCCCAGCAGGCACTCGAAATTTGCCTTGGTGAGTTCATACCTACTCAGGTTTTGGCGGGGGAGACCTGCAGGCCGGAGACTCCATGCTTTTAAGCTTGGGGTGAGCACAGCTGACGCAGGCCAGGCCTAGAAACCCCACCCCATGCTGCATTCTCTACAGGACTGGAAAGAGAAGTACATCCATGAGAATTACACCAAGGCCCTCGAGGGGAAGCTGGTGGAGACGGTACGGGCTTCGTATCTGTGGAAGTGCATGGGGGTGGAGCTTGAATGGGGTGGGgctagggggtggggagaggcacctttctgtctgtctgctctggCCCTGCTTGGTGTAGCTCGGCCTCTCCCCCAGCAGCGTTTTCCAGCTGAGGTCTGTAGATCCTTTGACAAGAAGGATGGAACTGTGGGCATGGGAGTGCAAGCATGTAATCTGGGGGCAGAAGGatcaagagaaggaggaaggaccATCCTCCAAATTCAACCTCTGAGCCCAGAATGCGGGATGGGGGCTCTGTCCTCTCGCCCATGCCTCTAGCCTCTGCCCAAGGTGTACACTCTCCCGTGGCTGATAGTGACTGCGTGGCTGTAACATTGGCTGGAAAGTCCGTCTGGTCTCTGTTCATCTTCAGCCCCTCACTCAGCGTAACCAGCTCACTGAGCCCTCACTGCTTGGGGACACTCAGATCATTTCCCTGAGGATGAGGgaatggggtggggaggagccCGCAGGGGATCCCACAGTTTGAGGAGATCATGGTACTGTGAGTCTGGACTCCCGTGACAGAGTCTTCGTTCCTCCCAGCCTTGCCCAGATGTCTACTGGTTCCCCATCTTCACAGAGGCGGCCTGTGACGAGCTGGTGGAGGAGATGGAGCACTTTGGCCAGTGGTCTCTGGGTGATAACAAGGTACCACAGACGCCTGGGGGGCTGAGGGAGAGCGCCTTCACCCAGCCTCCCCTGCTGGACTCTTCTGCCCACCTAAGCAGTCTGCCCAGGACTCTACTTTCAGGGTGCAGGCGGGCAAGAGCACAAGGTTTAGCCAAACAGACATTGCCAGCTATGTGGCTTTGAGATGCCTTAAAGTGGGGTTCAGAGTTTTCGTCCCTGGCATGCTATTTgaatgcctcagcctcctgcccgGGACAAGCGTGTGAAGAGGGGAGGGATGAGCCAGCAGGGGACGAAGGGCATTGGGTACCAGGTCCACGTTCCTTGGCCATGTGATGCAAGTGGCATAATGAACATTTGTTCTCAGGAGTCCCTTGCCCACACATGGCTTGGGAACTTTCAGCATTGCCTTTAAAAATATGCGAGTTCCCAGGTCTGTGTGCCTCCAAATGGCTGATCTCTGACCCTACGGCTGGACTAAGTGTTCTTCTGGTTACCTCCCTGACGTAGGTATTTTGGTGTCTGGGAAGATGTGCAGAACTGTATGCTTTAGTGACAGGGATAGCCCATGGACCCCCTGAGCCTCAGTGAATAGCAGTCCCTGTTTCTATGCTGTTTCTAAGGGGCTTTAAACACCAGGTAGCTCAGTGTTTCAAGATTCTGAGTTCGTTTCTCAGCACCAAGACAGAGCCCCCAAAGCACCCATTGTCTCCTAGTCTCTGAGGGTCAGGCTCTAGGGTTGCCTTATCTGGGTCCTAAGCTCAGGATCTCATAAAGCTACACTTTGGGGGTCTGCTGGAGCTGTTCTTCGTCGATGGATTGGGCTCATGAGGCTGTTACAGCAAGTCagttccctgaagctggagaacaCAGGGACAGCCAGGCTCTCCACCGCCGGCATGAGCCAGGACCTGTCTGCCCAAGATTCTCTGTTAAAAGGTTCACCTGATCTGAGCACCCAGGATGCACTCTCAGTTGATTAACCTGAAGTCAGTGGATTAGGACTTTAAGGACATCTACAACTCCCCCAGCCCACCCCCTCATAATGTCGCAACCTGTACCAAGGTCAAGGGGAAGGGATGAGTCCAGAGCCCGGGTATCAGGGCATGGGAGTCTGGGTGCCATCTTAGATTCTCTCCCCACGCTCACTTCCAGGACAACCGCATCCAGGGTGGCTATGAAAACGTGCCCACCATTGACATCCACATGAACCAGATTACCTTCGAGCGGGAGTGGCACAAGTTCCTGGTGGAGTACATCGCCCCCATGACTGAGAAGCTGTACCCTGGCTACTACACCAGGGTGGGTCTGCCTGGAAGCCACAGGGCGGGGCATGGTGGGCACAGCTTTAGGGAGAGGCCAGACATTCTGGTCTCTAAGGAAGAGTAATATCTCCACCACCTCATTAAGGGAGGTATGGAGTGGGGGAGTGtgagtgcgtgcgtgtgtgtgtgtgtgtgtgtgtgtgtgtgtgtgtgtgtgtgtgtgtatgtgtgtgtgtgtgtttagacacAGACCTCTGGGTGTGGGCCCGAGGCACCCGTGGGTCTACCGTTCTGCTGTAGGCTCAGAGTGTGCCTCTTGTGAAtctcttgttatttatttattggtactAGGGATTGAACATAGGGCCTTGCTTGTCTAGACAGTCATTTTACCAGAGACACATTCCCAGCTCTCGagttttgttgatgtttttaaaatggaaatgggTCTTTTCGGGATAGGGTCTCTTCTAGGCAGAGTAGGTCGGTCTTGAACTTGAGATGTTCTGTCTTGCTTggcttcccaagagctgggattacagtgagAACCACCAAGCCTAAATCCTggttcccccttttccttttccttttgagacatggtctcacgaACTTattcaagctgaccttgaactcactttgcagcCTAGGATTTTAGAccctcctgcctcggcttcccagataatggattataggtgtgcaccacctagTTAAGTTTTCTATacctttgcttatttatttatttataaatgtattcatatttttgcttttaaaaatttattttcaattaaatgtaGCTGTGTGTACTTGCATAGGAGCGTTTGAGGGGTCCAAAAGAAGCTGTTGGATCTTCTGGCATAGAGTAACAGAtagctgtgaactgccatgtgggtgctgggaactgatcctgggtcctctgaaagagcagcaagtgctcttaaccactgagacatctctccaggcctgctCCCTGTATCTTTAAACCTTGCCTTCACTATCCCACTAGTCCACCAAAGAAGCCATTCAGCTGCCTGCGAGGCCATTCCATCCCTACTGTCTGTCCgtctgtttggttttggtttttcaagatgtgATTTctctttggctgccctggaactctctctgtagcccaggctggcctcgaactcacagtgatctacctgcccccacctcctggagtgctgggattaagggtgcccaccccccacccctgtctATTTAATGGCATCATTTACAAATCTATCTTCATGCatcccaactgagctacattcccccATTCCATCCCCGCCCCCTTTTTTTGGCCTTATGAGGTAGGGTCTTTCTGTATAGCCCAAGCCTggctagaacttgctatgtaggccaaGCAAGCCTCAAACTTGAAATAATTCTCCCGACTCACAGGCatgccttcccttttctttttattttaactttacgtgtatgagtgctttgcctgcatgtatgtctattcATCATGGATGTGCTGCCTGCAGAGGATAGAGAGGTTGTCGGGTTCTCTGGGACTGGACTGGAGTTGCTGATGGCTGTGAGTTACCATTGTGGGCCCTGGGAATAGGACTATGGTCCTCTGGAATAGGTCCTTCTCTAAGGACCTCAGGGAATCAGCAATCTATATAGTAGCCAGAAAGGGAAAACAGAGTTGGATTCATTCCTCTTCTcactctgccttcctttccttcctctctcttcccaccctCTAACTCCCctggccctctccctcttcccttacATTCTTCCTGAGACTGTCTGTGCCAGCTGCTGTTCCGGACCCTGGAGGACTGAAGCAGTCCCACCCTTGAGAGGGAGCATCACAGCAGATTAGATAAAGCCTCACTATACACTCTTGGACCTCCATAGCCTCTCTTGACTGATGCAGGCCTTCTTGTCCCCTGCCCTGTCACAGGCCCAGTTTGATCTAGCCTTCGTTGTCCGCTATAAGCCTGATGAGCAGCCTTCGTTGATGCCACACCATGATGCCTCTACCTTCACTGTCAACATAGCCCTGAATAAGGTCGGGGAAGATTATGAGGTGAGTCAGGGCCTCAGGCCCCGGAGGCAGGCCTCGGGAGGAGCCAGGCTCTGGTGAGCAAAACCCAGTGATTATGACAGTGTCCCAGGGCTCAGGGGAAACTTGGTGTCAGGAGTGTGTGGAGAGCTCCCTGTTCGAGTGGGGTCAAGGCACAGCTTGGCAGGAGGAAGGGTCCACAGGAGCCAGAGTACCAGAGTACAAACGCCAGAGGTTCTGCATCTTGGCTTCCTCCTCAGTAGCCCTGTGTCCTGTAACAGGTTCTTGGCCTCCCTGTTTCCTTCTGTCTTCATGTGAGCTGTAAGACCAAGTGAGGGGAGCCAGGTCATGGCTTCTCAGAAACCCCAATAAACACTCAACTGAGTGACAGCCACTGGTGAGGGAGCTTGGGCCCTCCTCATGAGAAGGAAGAAGGCTTCTTTGGGAGTGTGGAGACTGTGAGCCTTGGTGGGGAGCACCAATTTGTGGTTGGAGGAGACAGCTAGGGAAACCAAGAAGGCGCTGAAGTAGAGGAAAACCATTCTGAGGATCTCACCTAGGCCTACACATAAGGCCAGTTAGTGAGCTGGCTTGGGCCTCCATCCACTCCttatgcaatttttaaaaaacttgtgTTGAGAGATGGTGTCACCATGTAGCTTTGGATGGCCTCAaacccatagagatctgcctgactctgcctcctgagtgccgggattcaaggtgcatgccaccaagcctggctacaACTATTTcggtgtggttgtttttttttttttctagttcttctGGACTTAGCTCTAgtgttgggactggagagatggctctgtggatagAATGATTGCCTATGGAGTACAAATCTCTGGGTTCACCATGGCACTACATAaaaccaggcgtggtggtgcacagcacttagaaaatggaggcaaaaagatcagaagttcaaggtcaccttcagctACATAGCCAAGTCAAGGTCAGGAGCTGTGGTGGATAGATGAGAATGGGGAGAACTCATGATTACCTCCTCTCTCCCAGGGTGGAGGTTGCCGATTTCTGCGCTACAACTGCTCCGTGAGAGCCCCAAGGAAGGGCTGGGCCCTCATGCACCCCGGGAGGCTCACACACTACCACGAGGGGCTTCCTACCACCAAGGGCACCCGCTACATTGCTGTGTCCTTCGTCGATCCCTAACTGGCCAGTGCCTGCTTCTGTTAGACCTATCTCTTCACTGACAACCACTGCccagcagcccctggggcctCTGGGCCCCGAGGAACCCAGTCCAACCTCTGATTCCTGAATTCCTGTTGCTCTTGAAGCTACCAGTTGGAAGGATCGGGCGCAGGCCAGAGATGGGGCGCCCCTCCAAGACTGGGGCTGCCCATGGTGCTATCAGTCTCAGGAGATGTTGGTAATGATCGTCATCCTGGAGTTCACAGCCCCCTTCTTccgctggctttccctggggccAGACTTCTGCTGGAGCTGCCTGGGATACTGCAGAGTCAGATGCTATGCCTGGAATGCCTCTGGAAGAACTAGTCCCCAGGATTCTCTTTCAAGTTTCAGTGCCACCAAGATCTGGGCCAACCTGCATTCCCCCTCACCCCAACTCTACCCCTGAACCTAGGACTGTTGACGCTCTCCCAGGTGTTTATCGTCAGAGCAAACAGTTGTCTCTGTTGAGACTGTAACTTAGAAATCCTCCAAGAGGGTCAGGAAAGACTTCTGTGCTGTAGCTTGGTTCTCTACTGACCCTGCTTTGGGGGAGGGGCTTGATATGTCCACACTGTACTGGGTCACCCTGTCCCAATGCCTttggagacagggacagagacgaGAGTTCTATTAAAtgttgttcaaaccaccacatgagAGATGTCTGGGGTGGGCCGGTATACCCATGACAGGCAGACACCTGCAGGGAGGCTGTGAGAGCCCATGGCTGGAAGGACAGGCTGCCAGTGGACTCTAGGACTTAGCTCTCTCAAAACAAGTATCTTGTGGCCTCTAGGGTTCATTCCTGTAGTCTAAAACTCTACTATTGACTGGGCACTCATTGGGTCATATTGTTTCCATTGCCGAGACCTGCGTTATCTGTCACTACTTCTGGAGCCTTTGCGAGCCCTTCTCACAGCCATGAACATGAAATAAAGAGCAGAACTTGGAGTGGCCCCCACCACACCCTGGGCACACTGGGTTGAATGTGCTTCAGGGCATTTGTTATTAAGATCTAGCAATATGTAGCTCAGGTAGGACTCCAACTCAGGATCCTCGTATTTGAACCCCCAAACTGGCATTGCAGGCATGCTATCACCACTCCCTAAGATATGGATATCTGTCCATATCTTACAGTAAGCTGGCCATGGTGCAAGTCAGGCCCTCGGCACATAGCCCTCCTGGGTCAGGGCTATTTCTTCTTCGCAGGTGGAGAAATAATTGTTGGCTTAGGGACATAGCAAGTAAGTGGTAGGGACAGGGATTTGAATATGCTTTCTGTGATTGGAGTGATCAAATCCTTGTCCTGAGGGATTGCCACCTGTGGTTgtaaggcaggaaaaaaaatgtgcttcactGTAGATAAACGTCAAACCTCACAATGGCCATAAGAACAGCAGTGTAGGAGCAGGAGGGAATAACCAGCTAAGCTG encodes the following:
- the Plod1 gene encoding procollagen-lysine,2-oxoglutarate 5-dioxygenase 1 codes for the protein MRPLLLLAPLAWLLLAQAKDDTKLEDNLLVLTVATKETEGFRRFKRSAQFFNYKIQSLGLGEDWSVAGGPAAGGGQKVRLLKKALEKHADKEDLVILFIDSYDVVFASGPRELLKKFQQAKSRVVFSAEALLYPDRRLEAKYPMVSDGKRFLGSGGFIGYAPNLSKLVAEWEGQDGDSDQLFYTKIFLDPEKREQINISLDHRCRIFQNLDGALDEVVLKFEMGHVRARNLAYDTLPVVIHGNGPTKLQLNYLGNYIPRFWTFETGCTVCDEGLRSLKGIEDGALPIVLVGVFIEQPTPFLSLFFLRLLRLRYPQKQMRLFIHNQEQHHKLQVEQFLTEHGSEYQSVKLVGPEERMPNAEARNMGADLCRRDQTCTYYFSVDADVALTEPNSLRLLIEQNKNIIAPLMTRHGRLWSNFWGALSADGYYARSEDYVDIVQGRRVGVWNVPYISNIYLIKGSALRAELRHVDLFHHSKLDPDMSFCANVRQQDVFMFLTNRHTFGHLLSLDNYQTTHLHNDLWEVFSNPEDWKEKYIHENYTKALEGKLVETPCPDVYWFPIFTEAACDELVEEMEHFGQWSLGDNKDNRIQGGYENVPTIDIHMNQITFEREWHKFLVEYIAPMTEKLYPGYYTRAQFDLAFVVRYKPDEQPSLMPHHDASTFTVNIALNKVGEDYEGGGCRFLRYNCSVRAPRKGWALMHPGRLTHYHEGLPTTKGTRYIAVSFVDP